A genome region from Bacillaceae bacterium IKA-2 includes the following:
- the fdhF gene encoding formate dehydrogenase subunit alpha, with product MNQFFAKEGVKNLHHEGEKLITTHCCYCGMQCGMHIRLNEKTGKVVGVEPRYDWPVTLGKMCPKGVTAYQTVDHEERITTPLIKKNGKFVAATWEEALDLIEKNYKQLQSKYGKDTLSVFGGVSMTNEKCYLVGKYARVALGTRYVDYNGRFCMSSAAGGFMKTLGTDRGSTFPWTELEHTDCFFLAGSNTAECHPTAIQWIWRAKDKGAKMIVVDPRETPTARIADVHLDLKSGTDSALANGMLHLLIREGYVDEEYVNERCNNFEDLKEKVTLFTPEYTSKLTGVSIEKLEKAAHIFGQAKKSVVMFARGVEQQSKGVDNVSLYTSMALLRGQIGKFASGVATFTGQGNGQGGREHGQKADALPGYRKIDNPEHVKYISSVWGIEPEEMPKAGVSAYEMFDEIENGNIRGMHVICSNPAVSAPNTEHIWAGFKKLDFMVVSDFFLSETAEFADVVLPAASWAEDEGTTTNTEGRVIRIRKVKDPVGESKTDWEIMKLIAERMGKGKYFPYENVPQIYEEFRLASKGGKADYYGITWDRIEKEDGVFWPCPSEDHPGTPTMFKEKFDTPNGKANLAVIDWRQPGEIPTVDYPLTLTTGRVVFHYLSGTQTRRIKFLMEQCPLPYAEMHPELASQYNLANGENIKLTTRRSSMELEVRLTKAIRNDHIFVPYHWGKELSVNQLTNPCLDPISRMPEYKVCAVKLQKA from the coding sequence ATGAATCAGTTCTTTGCAAAAGAAGGCGTAAAAAATTTACACCATGAAGGTGAAAAATTAATTACAACACATTGCTGTTATTGTGGCATGCAGTGTGGTATGCATATTCGACTAAATGAAAAGACAGGAAAAGTAGTTGGGGTAGAACCTCGTTATGATTGGCCGGTGACGTTAGGTAAAATGTGTCCCAAGGGTGTTACAGCCTATCAAACTGTGGATCATGAAGAAAGAATTACGACGCCATTAATTAAGAAAAATGGTAAGTTCGTGGCCGCAACATGGGAAGAAGCTTTAGACCTAATCGAAAAAAATTATAAACAGCTACAAAGTAAATATGGAAAAGACACTTTATCAGTTTTCGGCGGTGTCTCGATGACAAACGAGAAGTGCTATCTCGTTGGAAAATACGCTCGTGTTGCTTTAGGGACACGCTATGTCGACTATAATGGTCGTTTCTGTATGAGTTCAGCGGCCGGAGGTTTCATGAAAACATTAGGAACAGACCGTGGATCAACATTTCCTTGGACTGAGCTTGAACATACTGATTGCTTCTTTTTGGCTGGATCTAACACTGCAGAGTGCCATCCGACAGCAATTCAATGGATCTGGAGAGCTAAAGATAAAGGTGCAAAAATGATTGTCGTCGATCCTCGTGAAACACCGACAGCGAGAATTGCTGATGTCCATTTGGACTTGAAATCAGGCACAGATTCAGCACTCGCAAACGGAATGCTACACTTATTAATTCGTGAAGGTTACGTTGATGAAGAATATGTGAATGAGCGTTGTAACAATTTTGAGGACCTTAAGGAAAAGGTAACACTTTTTACACCAGAATATACATCTAAACTTACCGGTGTTTCGATTGAAAAACTTGAAAAAGCAGCCCATATTTTTGGTCAGGCAAAAAAATCAGTTGTCATGTTTGCACGAGGTGTCGAACAGCAATCAAAGGGTGTCGATAACGTTTCTTTATATACTTCTATGGCACTCCTTCGTGGTCAAATTGGCAAATTCGCATCAGGTGTGGCCACTTTTACTGGCCAAGGAAACGGTCAAGGCGGCCGAGAACACGGTCAAAAAGCGGATGCACTACCAGGCTATCGTAAAATTGATAATCCAGAGCATGTCAAATATATATCAAGTGTCTGGGGGATCGAGCCTGAAGAAATGCCTAAAGCAGGTGTTTCTGCATATGAAATGTTTGATGAAATTGAAAACGGAAATATTCGTGGGATGCATGTGATATGTAGTAACCCGGCAGTATCTGCTCCAAACACTGAGCACATTTGGGCTGGATTTAAGAAGTTAGACTTTATGGTTGTCAGTGATTTCTTCCTATCAGAAACTGCTGAGTTTGCTGATGTAGTCTTACCGGCGGCAAGTTGGGCCGAGGATGAAGGAACGACAACAAACACAGAAGGGCGCGTTATTCGGATCCGTAAAGTAAAAGACCCAGTAGGTGAATCGAAGACAGATTGGGAGATTATGAAGTTAATAGCCGAGCGGATGGGCAAAGGAAAGTATTTCCCGTACGAGAATGTCCCACAAATTTATGAGGAATTTCGTTTAGCTTCTAAAGGTGGAAAAGCTGATTATTACGGAATTACTTGGGATCGTATTGAAAAAGAAGATGGTGTGTTTTGGCCATGTCCATCGGAGGATCATCCGGGCACACCGACAATGTTTAAAGAAAAATTTGACACTCCAAATGGTAAAGCAAATTTAGCAGTTATTGATTGGAGACAACCAGGTGAAATTCCAACTGTCGATTATCCACTAACGCTAACAACGGGGCGAGTTGTCTTCCATTATCTTTCGGGAACACAAACGAGAAGAATAAAATTTCTAATGGAACAATGTCCTCTTCCTTATGCTGAGATGCATCCTGAACTAGCTAGCCAATATAACCTAGCTAATGGTGAAAATATTAAATTGACTACACGACGTTCTTCAATGGAGCTTGAGGTTCGTTTAACAAAGGCGATCAGAAATGACCATATTTTTGTTCCTTACCACTGGGGGAAAGAGCTTTCTGTAAACCAATTAACGAATCCTTGTTTAGATCCAATTTCGAGAATGCCAGAATATAAAGTGTGTGCTGTAAAATTACAGAAAGCATAA
- a CDS encoding MFS transporter, with protein MNNFERSFYSKTSMYAFFVTSILFLTMWIGTGQFSKIDLMLSGYMVASFIFAIGITVRFCSWLIRPATNQMIKRSFKNLKTSTRKKRNIMSIIKTLVDNIILQKFIFKRGFYRGMQHWLIAWGCLGSFAITFGLTFGWMHFKLIDATTYQMVVFNIPTITMKANGVLAELIYNGLNITALMVLVGIIMALVRRLHNHDLQVTERAEYDILPLYILLAVTGTGLLLTLSYKFLGGFIHQHLSLVHQITVVLFLIYFPFGKLFHLPIRPLATAVPLNYQESVAIDTRSCHKCGTKYSSDDQIEDVKIILEVQQFDLKLADGTYLADYCPMCRRKIRVMSQLNLGGSNGNPFEPVQTNNGIHIPGFGRKSSEEYHNKVKEEDK; from the coding sequence ATGAATAATTTTGAAAGATCCTTTTATTCAAAAACTAGTATGTATGCATTCTTTGTAACTTCCATCTTGTTTTTGACAATGTGGATCGGAACAGGACAATTCTCAAAAATAGACTTAATGTTATCTGGGTATATGGTTGCCTCCTTTATTTTCGCAATCGGTATTACGGTTAGATTTTGTTCTTGGTTAATTAGACCTGCTACAAACCAGATGATAAAAAGAAGTTTTAAAAACTTAAAAACAAGCACTCGCAAAAAACGAAATATCATGTCAATTATTAAAACACTTGTCGACAACATTATTTTGCAAAAATTTATTTTTAAGCGGGGATTTTATCGGGGCATGCAGCACTGGTTAATTGCCTGGGGATGTCTTGGCTCCTTTGCAATCACTTTTGGTTTAACATTCGGGTGGATGCATTTTAAATTAATTGATGCGACAACTTATCAAATGGTCGTCTTTAACATTCCAACAATAACGATGAAAGCAAACGGGGTGTTAGCAGAACTTATTTATAACGGCTTAAATATTACAGCACTTATGGTTTTAGTAGGGATAATTATGGCCCTAGTCAGAAGACTTCATAATCATGACTTACAAGTAACAGAACGAGCTGAGTATGACATTTTACCTCTTTATATCCTATTAGCGGTAACCGGAACTGGACTTTTGTTAACCTTATCATACAAGTTTTTGGGTGGATTTATTCATCAACACTTAAGCTTAGTTCACCAGATTACAGTCGTATTATTTTTAATCTACTTCCCATTCGGTAAGCTGTTCCATTTACCTATTCGACCACTGGCAACCGCTGTTCCATTGAACTACCAGGAGAGCGTCGCGATTGATACAAGATCATGTCATAAATGTGGAACTAAGTATAGTAGTGATGACCAAATTGAAGATGTGAAAATAATATTAGAGGTACAACAATTTGATTTAAAACTAGCGGATGGCACTTACTTAGCAGATTATTGCCCGATGTGTCGCCGAAAAATTAGGGTTATGAGCCAGCTGAATTTGGGCGGAAGCAATGGTAATCCATTTGAACCAGTGCAAACAAATAATGGAATTCACATTCCAGGTTTTGGAAGAAAGAGCTCGGAAGAATATCATAACAAAGTTAAAGAGGAGGATAAATGA
- a CDS encoding TIGR04053 family radical SAM/SPASM domain-containing protein gives MGLPFQQMKPKNYDENPFIVIWEVTRACALKCLHCRAEAQYHADPNQLSFEEGKKLIDEIATMDNPLFVFTGGDPLMRPDLFELARYAIEEKNVAVSMTPSATPKVTKQAIDQAKEVGLSRWAFSLDGSTAEIHDHFRGTKGSYDLTMKGIDYLKELNIPIQINTTVSKYNIDDLPAMAEKVKGMNAVLWSLFFLIPTGRGMEKDMISADQHEEVMKWAFKIQQEMPYGVKATEAPHYRRVVLQEKKRLGIVDSQDGKRLDTLGRAPKPVNDGDGFIFISHVGDVYPSGFLPVKCGNVRETPLPEIYRESPILKELRDKSLIKGKCGVCEFKEVCGGSRARAYAISGDYLESDPYCAYVPKKYIKEVVESAAL, from the coding sequence ATGGGATTACCATTTCAACAAATGAAACCGAAAAATTATGATGAAAATCCGTTCATTGTGATTTGGGAAGTAACAAGAGCGTGCGCGCTAAAGTGTTTACACTGTCGAGCGGAAGCACAATATCATGCAGATCCGAATCAACTTTCCTTTGAAGAAGGAAAAAAATTAATAGATGAAATTGCTACTATGGATAACCCGTTATTTGTTTTTACAGGTGGAGATCCATTAATGCGACCTGATCTTTTTGAGTTAGCTAGGTATGCGATCGAAGAAAAAAACGTCGCTGTTTCAATGACCCCTAGTGCTACACCTAAAGTAACGAAACAGGCAATTGATCAAGCAAAAGAAGTTGGCTTATCAAGATGGGCGTTTAGTTTAGATGGTTCCACTGCAGAAATTCATGATCACTTTCGAGGGACAAAGGGCTCGTATGATTTAACAATGAAAGGGATCGACTATTTAAAAGAATTAAATATTCCTATTCAAATTAATACAACAGTTTCAAAATATAATATTGATGATTTACCAGCAATGGCAGAAAAAGTAAAAGGGATGAATGCTGTTTTATGGAGTTTATTTTTCTTGATTCCAACAGGAAGAGGGATGGAGAAAGACATGATCAGCGCTGATCAGCATGAAGAAGTGATGAAATGGGCGTTTAAGATCCAGCAAGAAATGCCTTACGGTGTCAAGGCAACAGAAGCACCGCATTATCGCCGTGTCGTCCTTCAAGAGAAAAAACGCTTAGGAATTGTCGATTCACAAGATGGAAAACGTCTCGATACATTAGGACGTGCGCCTAAACCTGTCAACGATGGAGATGGCTTTATCTTTATTAGTCACGTCGGCGATGTCTATCCTAGTGGGTTCTTACCTGTGAAATGTGGCAATGTTCGGGAAACACCACTCCCAGAGATCTATCGTGAAAGTCCAATTTTAAAGGAGTTAAGAGACAAATCATTAATTAAAGGTAAATGTGGCGTTTGTGAATTTAAAGAAGTATGTGGAGGATCGCGGGCAAGAGCTTATGCAATAAGCGGAGATTACTTGGAAAGTGATCCGTATTGTGCTTATGTGCCGAAGAAATATATAAAAGAGGTCGTTGAATCAGCAGCATTATGA
- a CDS encoding Crp/Fnr family transcriptional regulator has product MSFTSFINNIPIFSVLPENQKEDLVQIIQRKEITKGEVIFHELDPIESIFFVNEGKVRISKSTPDGKEIILSIRKKGDMFAEVALFCKPGTTYPATTTCIESGDVFYIKNDELEAFLLQHPQLSISIFRFVSERLLISQATLRDVALFGKFGALASTLVRLSKEYGEVTEEGIIIKLKLTHEDLGTFFGATRESVTRLMNQLKQQNIVTKKQGFFVIHNIELLKEYLY; this is encoded by the coding sequence TTGTCTTTTACTAGCTTCATTAATAACATCCCGATTTTTTCCGTTTTACCTGAAAATCAAAAAGAGGACTTAGTGCAGATCATTCAAAGAAAGGAAATCACTAAAGGAGAGGTCATTTTTCATGAACTAGATCCAATTGAATCAATTTTCTTTGTCAACGAAGGTAAAGTTCGAATTAGTAAAAGCACCCCTGATGGCAAAGAAATTATTTTAAGTATTCGAAAAAAAGGGGATATGTTTGCAGAAGTTGCTTTATTCTGTAAGCCAGGGACTACATACCCTGCCACGACAACTTGTATTGAAAGTGGTGATGTATTCTATATAAAAAACGATGAACTAGAAGCATTTTTATTACAACATCCCCAGCTTTCAATCTCTATATTTCGATTCGTTTCAGAACGGTTACTAATTTCACAAGCGACGTTAAGGGATGTCGCCTTGTTTGGAAAATTTGGAGCATTAGCATCCACTCTCGTTCGTTTATCAAAAGAATACGGAGAAGTCACCGAGGAAGGCATCATAATCAAATTGAAGTTAACCCATGAAGATCTTGGAACCTTCTTTGGGGCAACTAGAGAAAGTGTAACAAGACTTATGAACCAATTAAAACAACAAAATATCGTTACAAAAAAACAAGGCTTTTTTGTTATTCACAACATCGAGTTATTAAAAGAATATTTATACTAA
- the argF gene encoding ornithine carbamoyltransferase translates to MTVLSLTESGLTINDYKGKHFLTLLNYTSTQVNELLDFALLLKRYQKEGVAHPFLAGKTLAMIFEKSSTRTRVSFEVGMTQLGGSALFLSSKDSQLGRGEPISDTAQVLSRYVDGIMIRTHGHEKIEELAKHSTVPVVNALTDDFHPCQALADIMTIYEVKGTFKGLKTVYVGDGNNVAHSLLIACAKVGMDVVIATPVGYEPKEWIVKEIKLICEETGAKFQLTNDPIEAVSDADAIYTDVWTSMGYEEETAKRLADFNLFQVNEALLQHAKSDYMFLHCLPAHRGEEVTAEVIDGKHSYVFDQAENRLHAQKAVLVALMS, encoded by the coding sequence TTGACTGTATTATCGCTAACAGAGTCAGGATTAACTATAAACGATTATAAGGGTAAACATTTTTTAACATTATTAAATTATACTTCTACACAAGTAAATGAGCTATTAGACTTTGCACTACTTTTGAAAAGATATCAAAAAGAAGGTGTAGCTCATCCATTTTTAGCAGGGAAAACGCTGGCGATGATATTTGAAAAATCATCGACGAGAACGAGAGTTTCTTTTGAAGTTGGAATGACTCAATTAGGAGGATCTGCCTTATTTTTAAGCTCAAAAGATTCTCAGCTTGGCCGTGGTGAACCGATTTCTGATACTGCCCAAGTCCTCTCTAGATATGTTGATGGAATTATGATTCGAACGCATGGACACGAAAAAATAGAGGAGTTAGCAAAGCATTCGACTGTGCCTGTCGTTAATGCATTAACAGATGACTTTCACCCTTGCCAAGCTTTAGCAGACATTATGACTATTTATGAAGTGAAGGGGACCTTTAAAGGCTTAAAGACAGTGTATGTTGGTGATGGAAATAATGTCGCCCATTCGTTATTAATTGCTTGTGCAAAGGTAGGGATGGACGTTGTTATTGCTACACCAGTAGGCTATGAACCTAAAGAGTGGATTGTAAAAGAAATTAAATTGATTTGCGAGGAAACAGGTGCTAAATTTCAATTAACAAATGATCCAATTGAAGCTGTCAGTGATGCTGATGCTATTTATACAGATGTTTGGACGAGCATGGGTTATGAAGAAGAGACAGCAAAAAGATTAGCAGATTTCAATTTATTTCAAGTAAATGAAGCTTTATTACAGCATGCTAAATCGGATTATATGTTTTTGCATTGTTTACCTGCTCATCGTGGTGAAGAAGTAACGGCTGAGGTGATCGATGGCAAGCACTCGTATGTTTTTGATCAAGCAGAAAATCGACTTCACGCTCAAAAAGCTGTTTTAGTAGCTTTGATGAGTTAA
- a CDS encoding carbamoyl phosphate synthase large subunit, with the protein MPKNQQIKKILVIGSGPIVIGQAAEFDYAGTQACLALKEEGCKVILINNNPATVMTDKACADVVYFEPLTVASVEKIILKESPDGILATLGGQTGLNLALSLHNEGILAKYAIPLLGTPIESIMKGEDREEFRALMHELNEPVPDSDIVETVEGAVQFSKKIGFPIIVRPAYTLGGAGGGIVDDEDSLRKVVKGGLSASPIKQCLIEKSIAGFKEIEYEVMRDDNDTCITICNMENIDPVGIHTGDSIVVAPSQTLTDVEYQMLRSVSVKIIRALGIVGGCNIQFALDPYSKNYYLIEVNPRVSRSSALASKATGYPIARIAAKLSIGYHLHELLNPVTGHTYASFEPALDYCVVKFPRWPFDKFPAADRKLGTQMKATGEVMAIERNLESAFQKAVRSLDIKGISGLEMKRLQTLSDERLWNSVKAADDLRFFAILELLRRGTSEIEIHEATQINYFYLNSWKFLIEMEFLAKRLSYQTVTKEHLEQLKIYGFSDQWLASTWNVDLADIRTLRHQYSIHPSYKMVDTCAGEFKAKTSYYYSSWSGEQDVETKSTKKKIIIIGSGPIRIGQGIEFDYCSVHGVLALKEQNYEAILINNNPETVSTDYEIADRLYFEPLTTEDILNIIELEKADGVIVQFGGQTAISLVKDLEDAGVPLIGTNHDTIDKLEDRDRFYQFMKEVKVPHIPGVVVSEEIDLVNKADEVGYPVLIRPSYVIGGQGMMIFHSRTEIVDYLNDEDHTVVFPILLDAYYPGTEVEVDALTDGVDIVIPGMFEHIEKAGVHSGDSIAVIPPINLTQVHKDTIIEYTKRIAIGINFKGVFNIQFVLYNDEIFVLEVNPRASRTVPILSKVTGMNMIALTVRLLMGEKLKNLVNMLGYQKEPPYYTVKAPVFSHTKLPGLDPKLAAEMKSTGELIAISDNLDEAFRKAFVWGEREIPKFFKEKGSFYCEIGLKEKAQFALVKEELEMLGFQVLHGESNSFERWLDDENSVGYLSIDLSDETSKKRRIEALKNHLPVITELSTFSRMVKALAATDYSVKPIDQWLLEYEIVKSTQKQSIL; encoded by the coding sequence ATGCCTAAAAATCAACAGATAAAGAAAATTCTCGTGATTGGCTCAGGTCCAATTGTGATTGGGCAAGCTGCTGAATTTGATTATGCAGGAACTCAAGCCTGTCTCGCTTTAAAGGAAGAAGGATGTAAAGTTATTCTGATTAATAATAATCCTGCAACAGTCATGACAGACAAGGCGTGTGCTGATGTGGTTTACTTTGAACCTTTAACAGTAGCAAGTGTTGAGAAAATTATTCTGAAAGAATCTCCAGATGGTATTTTAGCAACACTAGGTGGGCAAACAGGCTTAAATTTAGCGCTCTCGCTTCATAATGAAGGTATTTTAGCGAAGTATGCTATACCTTTACTCGGAACTCCTATTGAGTCAATTATGAAAGGTGAAGATAGGGAAGAGTTTCGTGCTTTAATGCATGAATTAAATGAGCCTGTTCCAGACAGTGACATTGTCGAAACTGTTGAAGGAGCGGTGCAATTTAGCAAAAAAATAGGGTTTCCAATTATCGTACGTCCTGCATATACATTAGGTGGTGCAGGTGGTGGAATTGTTGACGATGAGGATTCATTGAGAAAAGTTGTTAAGGGTGGTCTCAGTGCAAGTCCTATTAAGCAGTGTTTAATTGAGAAAAGTATTGCGGGCTTTAAAGAAATTGAATATGAAGTTATGAGGGACGACAATGACACATGCATTACAATTTGTAATATGGAAAACATTGACCCTGTAGGTATTCATACAGGAGACTCGATTGTTGTCGCACCATCACAAACATTAACAGATGTCGAGTACCAAATGCTGCGCTCGGTATCAGTAAAAATTATTCGTGCACTAGGAATAGTTGGCGGCTGTAATATCCAATTTGCACTAGACCCCTATAGTAAAAACTACTACTTAATCGAAGTAAATCCTCGTGTTAGTAGGTCAAGTGCCTTAGCGTCTAAAGCAACAGGTTATCCAATTGCGAGGATTGCAGCAAAATTAAGTATCGGTTATCATTTACATGAACTACTCAATCCTGTTACAGGTCATACGTATGCCAGTTTTGAGCCGGCATTAGATTATTGCGTTGTTAAATTTCCGCGTTGGCCATTTGATAAATTCCCAGCAGCTGATCGCAAGCTTGGGACGCAAATGAAGGCGACAGGGGAAGTAATGGCGATTGAAAGAAATTTAGAATCAGCATTTCAAAAAGCTGTTCGTTCTTTAGATATAAAAGGAATTTCAGGTTTAGAAATGAAGCGACTTCAAACGCTATCTGATGAAAGGTTATGGAATAGCGTAAAAGCAGCAGACGATCTTCGTTTTTTTGCTATTTTAGAGTTGTTACGTCGGGGAACGAGTGAAATTGAAATCCATGAGGCAACTCAAATAAACTACTTTTATTTAAATAGTTGGAAGTTTTTAATTGAAATGGAATTTTTGGCGAAGCGGTTGTCATACCAGACTGTAACAAAAGAACACCTAGAGCAATTAAAAATATATGGCTTTTCAGATCAGTGGTTAGCCAGTACTTGGAATGTAGACTTAGCTGATATTCGCACATTACGTCATCAATATTCGATTCATCCATCCTATAAAATGGTTGATACATGTGCTGGAGAATTTAAAGCAAAGACTTCTTACTACTACTCAAGTTGGTCTGGTGAACAAGATGTAGAGACGAAATCAACAAAGAAAAAGATCATCATCATCGGCTCAGGTCCGATCCGAATTGGGCAAGGGATTGAATTTGACTATTGTTCCGTACACGGGGTTCTTGCTTTGAAAGAGCAAAATTACGAAGCGATTCTAATAAATAATAATCCGGAAACTGTAAGTACAGACTATGAAATTGCCGATCGTTTGTATTTTGAACCATTAACAACAGAAGATATCTTAAATATTATTGAACTAGAAAAAGCAGATGGAGTTATCGTTCAGTTTGGTGGACAAACAGCGATATCCTTAGTAAAAGATTTAGAAGACGCTGGAGTTCCATTGATAGGCACAAATCACGATACAATTGATAAATTAGAAGATCGCGACCGGTTTTATCAATTTATGAAGGAAGTCAAAGTTCCTCATATTCCTGGTGTAGTAGTTTCCGAGGAGATTGATCTAGTCAATAAAGCTGATGAAGTTGGCTATCCTGTCTTAATTCGGCCCTCTTATGTCATTGGTGGTCAAGGGATGATGATCTTTCATAGTCGTACTGAAATCGTCGATTACTTGAATGATGAAGATCATACTGTTGTTTTCCCGATTTTATTAGATGCCTATTATCCCGGAACAGAAGTTGAAGTTGATGCGCTAACAGACGGTGTAGATATCGTCATTCCAGGAATGTTCGAGCATATTGAAAAGGCAGGAGTTCATTCAGGGGATAGTATTGCTGTTATACCACCAATCAATTTGACTCAAGTTCATAAGGATACGATAATTGAGTATACGAAACGTATTGCGATTGGGATAAATTTTAAAGGAGTTTTTAATATTCAATTTGTTTTATATAATGATGAGATTTTTGTTTTGGAAGTGAACCCAAGGGCCTCAAGAACAGTTCCGATCCTGAGTAAGGTAACAGGAATGAACATGATTGCCTTGACGGTTAGGCTACTTATGGGTGAGAAACTAAAAAATCTTGTTAATATGTTAGGGTACCAAAAGGAACCACCGTATTATACTGTAAAGGCACCGGTATTTTCACATACGAAACTCCCAGGTTTAGATCCGAAATTAGCGGCAGAAATGAAATCGACAGGCGAGCTAATAGCGATTAGCGATAACTTAGATGAAGCTTTTAGGAAGGCTTTTGTTTGGGGGGAACGTGAAATTCCAAAGTTTTTTAAGGAAAAGGGCAGCTTCTACTGTGAAATTGGTTTAAAAGAAAAGGCTCAGTTTGCTTTAGTAAAAGAAGAGTTAGAGATGTTAGGTTTTCAAGTGCTCCATGGTGAGTCAAATTCTTTTGAACGATGGCTAGATGATGAAAATAGCGTTGGTTACTTAAGTATTGATTTAAGCGATGAAACGTCAAAAAAACGAAGAATAGAAGCACTGAAAAATCATCTGCCAGTTATCACTGAGTTATCAACATTTTCTCGAATGGTCAAAGCATTAGCTGCGACTGATTACTCAGTTAAACCAATAGATCAATGGTTATTGGAATATGAGATAGTGAAAAGCACTCAAAAACAATCAATTTTATAA
- a CDS encoding carbamoyl phosphate synthase small subunit: MKGYIVLSTGEIFEGELLGNQQEVYGEIVFFTGMTGYEEVITDPSFKGQMVVFTYPLIGNYGINQIDQESKVPQASALIMQGCRNQGYHYQSRQSLQEYAVQRNIPILVGVDTRAVVKRIRELGDMGAVMTTNPEAVDFTNKQTIDTLDLVKEVSTPQIETYGDGEHHVVMIDFGFKKSILKSLINIGCQVTVVPYDTDEITITNLKPDGIFLSNGPGNPKNLLHLTAQIKRLATKYPTMGICLGHQLLALAFGGDTHKLRFGHRGANQPVQDLLTKKVYITSQNHSYVVTEDSLKESGFTVRYVNINDKSVEGMSHLHFPITSVQFHPEAHPGPSDSEEIFLGFLMDMSSKEREKVYA; encoded by the coding sequence ATGAAGGGATATATCGTATTATCAACAGGGGAAATTTTCGAAGGAGAATTATTAGGTAACCAACAGGAAGTGTATGGTGAAATTGTCTTTTTTACTGGTATGACTGGCTATGAAGAGGTCATAACCGATCCATCTTTTAAAGGACAAATGGTTGTGTTTACGTATCCGTTAATTGGAAATTATGGTATAAATCAAATAGATCAAGAAAGTAAAGTGCCACAAGCGTCGGCATTAATTATGCAAGGGTGTCGAAATCAAGGTTATCATTATCAATCACGACAATCATTGCAAGAGTATGCAGTGCAAAGGAATATTCCAATTCTCGTCGGAGTGGATACAAGAGCTGTTGTAAAGCGAATTCGAGAGTTAGGAGACATGGGAGCAGTTATGACAACGAATCCAGAAGCAGTTGATTTTACTAATAAACAGACAATTGATACGTTAGATCTTGTTAAAGAAGTATCTACTCCGCAAATTGAAACGTATGGTGATGGTGAACATCATGTTGTCATGATTGACTTTGGCTTCAAAAAATCGATTTTAAAATCGCTTATTAATATCGGTTGTCAAGTAACAGTTGTTCCCTATGACACTGACGAAATTACAATTACAAACCTTAAACCAGATGGAATTTTCTTATCTAATGGGCCAGGAAACCCAAAGAACTTGCTTCATTTAACAGCACAAATTAAACGATTAGCAACAAAATATCCAACGATGGGAATTTGTTTAGGGCACCAACTTTTGGCGTTAGCCTTTGGTGGGGATACTCATAAACTTCGTTTTGGTCATCGTGGTGCGAATCAGCCAGTTCAAGATTTATTAACGAAAAAAGTCTATATCACCTCGCAAAATCACAGTTATGTTGTTACTGAGGATAGCTTAAAGGAATCTGGTTTTACTGTTCGTTACGTAAATATTAATGATAAATCTGTTGAAGGCATGTCGCATCTTCATTTTCCAATTACATCTGTACAATTCCACCCTGAAGCACATCCAGGTCCATCAGATTCAGAAGAAATATTTTTAGGTTTTCTTATGGATATGAGTAGTAAGGAGAGAGAAAAAGTATATGCCTAA